From a single Miscanthus floridulus cultivar M001 chromosome 8, ASM1932011v1, whole genome shotgun sequence genomic region:
- the LOC136473386 gene encoding uncharacterized protein, whose translation MAMLPIKPLDGADGYLRWKESVLLRLHSVGVAHVLSDEPPPAPAPAEAAGAAAAAKNKKWAHDDAVCRGHILYALSDRIFPDYVEHGRAVWQAVARTYDLDASFVLYPRQYERFLHRFRFEEKEGAASPSFLEQLAHAEALVATMDPPPSDYAMASRICGKLPADMATLIRYGEMSMGRIWKSALLREETRIQLEEEKERLGLAGAACGEEQQELDRKTTGHRHRRR comes from the coding sequence ATGGCGATGCTCCCCATCAAGCCGCTGGACGGCGCCGACGGCTACCTGCGGTGGAAGGAGTCGGTGCTCCTGCGCCTCCACAGCGTCGGCGTCGCCCACGTGCTCTCCGACGAGCCGCCGCCGGCTCCGGCACCGGCCGAGGCtgctggcgcggcggcggcggccaagaACAAGAAGTGGGCGCACGACGACGCGGTGTGCCGTGGCCACATCCTCTACGCGCTCTCTGATCGTATCTTCCCGGACTACGTAGAGCACGGCAGGGCGGTGTGGCAGGCCGTGGCGCGCACCTACGACCTGGACGCGTCGTTTGTCCTGTACCCGAGGCAGTACGAGAGGTTCCTCCACCGCTTCCGGTTCGAGGAGAAGGAGGGCGCCGCCTCGCCCTCGTTCCTGGAGCAGCTCGCGCACGCGGAGGCTCTGGTCGCCACAATGGACCCTCCGCCCTCCGACTATGCAATGGCTAGCAGGATCTGCGGCAAGCTCCCGGCGGACATGGCCACACTGATCAGGTATGGCGAGATGAGCATGGGCAGGATCTGGAAATCTGCTCTGCTCAGGGAGGAGACGCGTATTCAGTTGGAGGAGGAAAAGGAACGCCTGGGTCTGGCTGGGGCGGCTTGCGGGGAGGAGCAGCAGGAGCTCGATAGgaagacgactgggcatcgccatCGTCGCCGTTAA
- the LOC136473387 gene encoding uncharacterized protein, which yields MAMFIEPLDGPDGYLRWKESVLLRLHSLGVAHVLSDDPPALPAGDVVASRAAAAKKWARDDAVCRGHILAALLDRLLPDYARHGTGRAVWQAVARTYDLGVATPSVSWQRFLNFRFDDDEDASLLEQIAHAEALAATADHPLVSGSAVVRMLCQKLPEDVGFRAMVGSVPGRETMDAVWAVARAKEESRILKDLQRRRQRCNRARGSRGSGLPVELPKSTGT from the coding sequence ATGGCGATGTTCATCGAGCCTCTCGACGGCCCCGACGGCTACCTGCGGTGGAAGGAGTCGGTGCTCCTGCGCCTCCACTCCCTCGGCGTCGCGCACGTCCTCTCCGACGACCCTCCGGCTCTGCCCGCCGGCGACGTCGTCGCCTCTCGGGCGGCGGCGGCCAAGAAGTGGGCGCGCGACGACGCGGTGTGCCGGGGCCACATCCTCGCGGCGCTGTTGGACCGCCTCCTCCCCGACTACGCCCGGCACGGCACCGGCAGGGCGGTGTGGCAGGCCGTGGCGCGCACCTACGACCTGGGCGTTGCCACGCCCTCGGTCTCGTGGCAGAGGTTCCTGAACTTCCGcttcgacgacgacgaggacgcgTCGCTCCTGGAGCAGATCGCCCACGCGGAGGCTCTGGCCGCCACCGCGGACCACCCCCTGGTCTCAGGCAGCGCCGTGGTTCGCATGCTGTGCCAGAAGCTTCCGGAGGACGTGGGGTTCCGCGCCATGGTGGGCTCCGTCCCTGGTCGAGAAACCATGGACGCCGTCTGGGCTGTCGCTCGGGCTAAGGAGGAGTCTCGCATTCTCAAGGACCTCCAGCGAAGGCGGCAACGGTGCAACCGTGCAAGAGGATCAAGAGGGTCAGGTCTACCTGTGGAACTGCCGAAAAGCACCGGAACATGA